The following proteins come from a genomic window of Diprion similis isolate iyDipSimi1 chromosome 8, iyDipSimi1.1, whole genome shotgun sequence:
- the LOC124409687 gene encoding protein Malvolio isoform X1 encodes MESDTVPIMDPTVELSNMDSSYPERNTVENSRNKTSLEGIKPSENTMLSKNNIQTYTDEEQIEIPDITEGHFSFRKLWAFTGPGFLMSIAYLDPGNIESDLQAGVAASYKLLWVLLSANILSLIMQRLSARLGVVTGTHLAEMCYMQYKTVPRFILWIMVEIAIVGSDMQEVIGTAIALYLLSNKAIPLWGGVLITIVDTFTFLFLDKYGLRKLEFFFGFLITVMGITFGYEYIVTSPPQGEVVAGLFTPWCKNCDTDAITQAVGIVGAVIMPHNLYLHSALVKSRKIDRTKKVQVQDANMYFFTEACIALFVSFIINIFVVSVFAYGLFDKSNEDVYNMCYENNFTLGIETFENNTDEVEADLYHGGIYLGCQFGAAAMYIWGIGILASGQSSTMTGTYAGQFAMEGFLNLQWPRWKRVLVTRVIAIIPTLAVAFRASIYNLSTMNELLNAVMSLQLPFAVLPTIGFTSSLQIMGDFKNGLTNKIVSCTLGVVVFAVNIYFVIVTVEERVTKHWAILLAIAVYAILYVLFCIYLVIHTAIHMGATRLTDNALIAKYVGHPRDFNPELSSQVPYTMQG; translated from the exons Atgg aGTCCGATACCGTGCCAATTATGGATCCGACAGTAGAACTGTCCAACATGGATTCTTCCTACCCGGAGCGAAATACGGTTGAAAACTCAAGGAATAAGACTTCCCTGGAAGGAATTAAACCATCGGAAAATACAATGCTTTCCAAAAACAACATACAGACTTATACCGACGAGGAACAAATCGAAATACCAGATATTACCGAG GGACACTTCAGCTTTAGAAAATTGTGGGCATTCACTGGTCCCGGATTTTTAATGTCCATTGCGTACCTTGACCCTGGAAATATAGAATCAGATTTACAGGCTGGAGTTGCAGCAAGTTATAAG CTATTATGGGTCTTGTTAAGTGCGAACATTCTCAGCCTTATCATGCAAAGACTGAGTGCCAGACTTGGCGTAGTAACTGGAACACATCTAGCCGAGATGTGTTATATGCAATACAAAACTGTTCCACGATTCATACTGTGGATTATGGTAGAAATCGCCATCGTAGGTAGCGATATGCAGGAAGTTATAGGCACAGCGATTGCCTTGTATCTGCTCTCCAACAAAGC GATACCGCTATGGGGAGGAGTCTTGATAACGATAGTGGATACTTTCACGTTCTTATTTCTAGATAAGTACGGATTGCGAAAGctagagtttttttttggatttcttATTACCGTAATGGGAATCACGTTTGGATACGAG TACATTGTGACTTCACCACCGCAAGGTGAAGTAGTTGCCGGATTGTTTACACCATGGTGTAAGAATTGTGATACAGATGCAATAACACAGGCAGTCGGAATCGTTGGAGCAGTTATAATGCCTCATAATCTTTATCTTCACAGCGCTCTTGTTAAG TCTAGAAAAATCGACAGGACAAAAAAAGTTCAAGTGCAAGATGCAAACATGTACTTCTTCACGGAAGCCTGCATTGcattatttgtttcatttataataaacATATTCGTCGTTTCTGTATTCGCGTACGGgcttttcgataaatcaaatgAGGACGTG TATAACATGTGCTACGAAAACAACTTCACCCTGGGAATAGAAACATTTGAG AACAATACCGATGAGGTCGAAGCTGATCTCTATCACGGTGGGATATACTTGGGTTGTCAATTTGGTGCTGCCGCTATGTATATCTGGGGCATAGGAATTTTGGCATCTGGTCAATCCTCGACGATGACTGGAACGTATGCTGGTCAATTTGCAATGGAAGGATTTTTGAACCTGCAATGGCCAAGGTGGAAGCGAGTCTTGGTTACTCGTGTAATTGCAATCATTCCTACGCTGGCCGTAGCTTTTAGAGCAAGCATCTATAACCTCAGTACAATGAACGAATTGTTGAATGCTGTGATGAGCTTGCAGTTGCCATTTGCTGTGTTGCCGACCATAGGATTTACAAGTAGTTTGCAAATAATGGGAGACTTCAAAAACGGATT GACAAACAAAATCGTCTCCTGCACCTTAGGCGTTGTAGTCTTTGCTGTGAATATTTACTTTGTCATTGTCACCGTAGAAGAACGAGTTACAAAGCATTGGGCAATATTACTTGCGATTGCGGTCTATGCCATTTTGTATGTACTGTTTTGTATATACCTCGTTATACATACAGCTATCCACATGGGTGCAACTCGTTTGACTGACAACGCG CTTATCGCCAAGTATGTAGGCCATCCGCGAGACTTTAATCCCGAGTTATCCAGTCAAGTGCCTTACACAATGCAAGGATGA
- the LOC124409687 gene encoding protein Malvolio isoform X2, whose protein sequence is MDPTVELSNMDSSYPERNTVENSRNKTSLEGIKPSENTMLSKNNIQTYTDEEQIEIPDITEGHFSFRKLWAFTGPGFLMSIAYLDPGNIESDLQAGVAASYKLLWVLLSANILSLIMQRLSARLGVVTGTHLAEMCYMQYKTVPRFILWIMVEIAIVGSDMQEVIGTAIALYLLSNKAIPLWGGVLITIVDTFTFLFLDKYGLRKLEFFFGFLITVMGITFGYEYIVTSPPQGEVVAGLFTPWCKNCDTDAITQAVGIVGAVIMPHNLYLHSALVKSRKIDRTKKVQVQDANMYFFTEACIALFVSFIINIFVVSVFAYGLFDKSNEDVYNMCYENNFTLGIETFENNTDEVEADLYHGGIYLGCQFGAAAMYIWGIGILASGQSSTMTGTYAGQFAMEGFLNLQWPRWKRVLVTRVIAIIPTLAVAFRASIYNLSTMNELLNAVMSLQLPFAVLPTIGFTSSLQIMGDFKNGLTNKIVSCTLGVVVFAVNIYFVIVTVEERVTKHWAILLAIAVYAILYVLFCIYLVIHTAIHMGATRLTDNALIAKYVGHPRDFNPELSSQVPYTMQG, encoded by the exons ATGGATCCGACAGTAGAACTGTCCAACATGGATTCTTCCTACCCGGAGCGAAATACGGTTGAAAACTCAAGGAATAAGACTTCCCTGGAAGGAATTAAACCATCGGAAAATACAATGCTTTCCAAAAACAACATACAGACTTATACCGACGAGGAACAAATCGAAATACCAGATATTACCGAG GGACACTTCAGCTTTAGAAAATTGTGGGCATTCACTGGTCCCGGATTTTTAATGTCCATTGCGTACCTTGACCCTGGAAATATAGAATCAGATTTACAGGCTGGAGTTGCAGCAAGTTATAAG CTATTATGGGTCTTGTTAAGTGCGAACATTCTCAGCCTTATCATGCAAAGACTGAGTGCCAGACTTGGCGTAGTAACTGGAACACATCTAGCCGAGATGTGTTATATGCAATACAAAACTGTTCCACGATTCATACTGTGGATTATGGTAGAAATCGCCATCGTAGGTAGCGATATGCAGGAAGTTATAGGCACAGCGATTGCCTTGTATCTGCTCTCCAACAAAGC GATACCGCTATGGGGAGGAGTCTTGATAACGATAGTGGATACTTTCACGTTCTTATTTCTAGATAAGTACGGATTGCGAAAGctagagtttttttttggatttcttATTACCGTAATGGGAATCACGTTTGGATACGAG TACATTGTGACTTCACCACCGCAAGGTGAAGTAGTTGCCGGATTGTTTACACCATGGTGTAAGAATTGTGATACAGATGCAATAACACAGGCAGTCGGAATCGTTGGAGCAGTTATAATGCCTCATAATCTTTATCTTCACAGCGCTCTTGTTAAG TCTAGAAAAATCGACAGGACAAAAAAAGTTCAAGTGCAAGATGCAAACATGTACTTCTTCACGGAAGCCTGCATTGcattatttgtttcatttataataaacATATTCGTCGTTTCTGTATTCGCGTACGGgcttttcgataaatcaaatgAGGACGTG TATAACATGTGCTACGAAAACAACTTCACCCTGGGAATAGAAACATTTGAG AACAATACCGATGAGGTCGAAGCTGATCTCTATCACGGTGGGATATACTTGGGTTGTCAATTTGGTGCTGCCGCTATGTATATCTGGGGCATAGGAATTTTGGCATCTGGTCAATCCTCGACGATGACTGGAACGTATGCTGGTCAATTTGCAATGGAAGGATTTTTGAACCTGCAATGGCCAAGGTGGAAGCGAGTCTTGGTTACTCGTGTAATTGCAATCATTCCTACGCTGGCCGTAGCTTTTAGAGCAAGCATCTATAACCTCAGTACAATGAACGAATTGTTGAATGCTGTGATGAGCTTGCAGTTGCCATTTGCTGTGTTGCCGACCATAGGATTTACAAGTAGTTTGCAAATAATGGGAGACTTCAAAAACGGATT GACAAACAAAATCGTCTCCTGCACCTTAGGCGTTGTAGTCTTTGCTGTGAATATTTACTTTGTCATTGTCACCGTAGAAGAACGAGTTACAAAGCATTGGGCAATATTACTTGCGATTGCGGTCTATGCCATTTTGTATGTACTGTTTTGTATATACCTCGTTATACATACAGCTATCCACATGGGTGCAACTCGTTTGACTGACAACGCG CTTATCGCCAAGTATGTAGGCCATCCGCGAGACTTTAATCCCGAGTTATCCAGTCAAGTGCCTTACACAATGCAAGGATGA